The Vallitalea okinawensis genome window below encodes:
- a CDS encoding DNA polymerase IV: MRNILHVDMNSFFASCEQVIRPELKGLPVIVGGDPEKRRGIVLAASYEAKAFGVKTTMPIHEALKLCPEAILLKSTHGLYSDMSEKVMKIFDDYTPLKEQLSIDEAFLDMTGTEHLYGSIIEVAYKIQNEIKNKLDLGCSIGISSNKLLAKMASDYKKPMGITIIYPENVEEMLWPLPVGDLYGIGKKTTVKLKNLGVKTIGDLATYDRDELTRLFGSKYSDMMYQRSNGIDQRPVVSRDYYDAKSVGNELTFSNDINQLEELYKRLLVLSESVGYRLRKKDLKGKTISIKVKYNDFSVITRSTTIDHCTNVTDTIYKNAYQLLTNSWRQKPVRLLGVTVTNFEDVSPQTSLFSLIEEKQDDVKLKKVDQLTDDLRKKFGYNIVKRASTLHGTEHIRKH; encoded by the coding sequence ATGAGAAATATTTTACATGTAGATATGAATTCTTTTTTTGCTTCATGCGAGCAAGTAATACGACCTGAACTAAAAGGTCTGCCTGTTATTGTAGGTGGTGATCCTGAGAAGAGACGAGGTATCGTATTGGCTGCCAGTTATGAAGCAAAAGCATTTGGTGTGAAGACGACGATGCCCATTCATGAGGCTTTAAAACTATGCCCTGAGGCTATATTACTCAAATCAACTCATGGGTTGTATAGTGATATGTCTGAAAAGGTGATGAAGATCTTTGATGATTACACTCCATTAAAAGAACAACTATCTATTGACGAAGCTTTTTTGGATATGACAGGAACAGAACATTTATATGGTAGTATTATTGAAGTTGCTTACAAAATACAAAATGAAATCAAAAATAAGTTGGATCTAGGCTGCTCAATAGGTATTTCTTCTAATAAACTGTTAGCTAAGATGGCTTCAGACTATAAAAAACCTATGGGGATTACTATAATTTATCCTGAAAATGTAGAAGAAATGCTGTGGCCTTTACCAGTGGGAGATCTCTATGGTATTGGGAAGAAAACAACGGTAAAGCTTAAAAATTTAGGCGTTAAAACCATAGGTGATTTAGCAACCTATGATAGAGATGAACTGACCAGACTATTTGGAAGCAAATATTCAGATATGATGTATCAGCGTTCTAATGGTATCGATCAACGTCCAGTTGTTAGTAGAGATTATTATGATGCCAAGTCAGTTGGCAACGAGTTGACCTTTTCTAATGATATTAATCAACTAGAGGAACTCTATAAGCGCCTACTTGTTCTAAGTGAATCAGTAGGTTATAGACTGAGGAAAAAAGATTTGAAAGGAAAGACTATATCCATTAAAGTAAAATATAATGACTTCAGTGTAATCACTAGAAGCACCACAATCGATCACTGTACTAATGTTACAGATACGATTTATAAAAATGCTTATCAATTATTAACCAACAGTTGGCGGCAAAAACCTGTACGTTTATTAGGGGTAACAGTTACTAATTTTGAAGACGTTAGCCCTCAAACCAGTTTATTCTCATTAATAGAAGAAAAGCAAGATGATGTTAAGTTGAAGAAGGTTGATCAACTAACAGATGATCTGAGAAAAAAATTCGGTTATAATATTGTTAAACGTGCATCTACTCTTCATGGAACTGAGCATATAAGAAAGCACTAA
- a CDS encoding carbohydrate ABC transporter permease: protein MSKGVIKLNKATIDTKWRVKMERKKRMQKLALHLLLVVGSILFMFPLIWLISTSLKTPEQIYKFPPDILPNPVRWLNYVQMFEQFKFFLYLKNTLTVVILVLAGVLLTAPLVAYSFSRLKWPGRNFLFYVLLGTMMIPADITRIPMYIFFSHIHWIDTYRPLWVPAWFGGGAFFIFLIRQFLMTIPKDMEDSALVDGAGYFTIYRKIMLPLIKPVLTTVAIFVFMGTWNDFMGPLIYINTTGKFTLSLALRLFQQNVNKDIQYGLLMAATTVMTLPIIMFFFMGQKQFIEGVVLTGIKG, encoded by the coding sequence ATGAGTAAGGGAGTAATAAAATTGAATAAAGCAACAATCGATACAAAATGGCGAGTTAAAATGGAGAGAAAAAAAAGGATGCAAAAATTAGCTCTTCATCTTTTACTGGTTGTAGGGTCAATACTTTTTATGTTTCCTTTAATATGGCTGATTTCTACATCTCTCAAAACGCCTGAACAAATATATAAGTTTCCGCCAGATATCTTACCTAATCCAGTAAGGTGGTTAAATTACGTGCAAATGTTTGAGCAATTCAAGTTCTTTCTATATCTGAAAAATACATTAACAGTTGTTATTCTTGTTTTGGCAGGTGTATTATTAACAGCGCCATTAGTTGCCTACAGTTTTTCAAGACTTAAATGGCCGGGTAGAAATTTTTTATTTTATGTTTTATTAGGTACTATGATGATTCCAGCAGATATAACGAGGATTCCAATGTATATCTTTTTTTCTCATATACATTGGATAGATACTTATAGACCTTTATGGGTGCCGGCTTGGTTTGGTGGTGGAGCTTTTTTTATCTTTCTTATTCGGCAGTTTCTGATGACGATACCTAAAGATATGGAAGATAGTGCTCTTGTAGATGGGGCAGGTTACTTCACAATCTATAGGAAAATTATGCTGCCCTTAATAAAACCCGTGCTGACAACTGTAGCAATATTTGTCTTCATGGGTACCTGGAATGATTTTATGGGACCATTGATCTATATTAATACGACGGGTAAATTCACATTATCCTTAGCACTCAGGTTGTTCCAGCAGAATGTTAATAAAGATATTCAATACGGGTTGCTTATGGCTGCTACAACGGTAATGACTCTTCCTATTATTATGTTCTTTTTTATGGGGCAAAAGCAATTCATTGAAGGGGTTGTTCTTACAGGTATAAAAGGTTAG
- a CDS encoding carbohydrate ABC transporter permease translates to MLKTGHLKISTQQKVFGLLFAAPWILGFIIFTLFPITEAIRFSFMDYNILEEPNWIGIDNYRHMFTKDPLFYKSLYNTAYYVIFQVPLSIFVGLGIALMLNKDIKGIAAYRTLFYMPSIVPIVAGTILWKWMFHQQYGILTNFVEFFGIAAPGWLSDPGFAKNSIIIMSLWGAGGGMIIYLAGLKNIPRMYYESAELDGASSIKKFLYITLPLLTPTIFFQLIMGIIGSFQIFTQAYVMTGGGPNDSTLFYYLHLFYSAFKHWKMGYACALAWVLFIIIMFFTVINFTLSKKWVHYS, encoded by the coding sequence ATGTTGAAGACAGGGCATTTAAAGATAAGCACCCAGCAAAAGGTATTCGGACTACTATTTGCTGCTCCATGGATTTTAGGATTTATTATATTTACATTATTTCCTATAACGGAAGCTATAAGATTCAGTTTTATGGATTACAACATTTTGGAAGAACCTAATTGGATTGGTATAGATAATTACCGACACATGTTTACGAAAGATCCTCTCTTTTATAAATCCCTTTATAATACGGCTTACTATGTTATTTTTCAAGTTCCTTTGAGCATATTTGTGGGACTAGGCATAGCTCTTATGCTCAATAAAGATATTAAAGGAATAGCAGCCTATCGAACCTTATTCTATATGCCTTCCATTGTTCCAATAGTAGCAGGCACTATCTTGTGGAAATGGATGTTTCACCAGCAATATGGTATATTAACTAACTTTGTAGAATTCTTTGGTATTGCAGCACCAGGTTGGTTATCAGACCCTGGTTTTGCAAAGAATTCCATAATTATCATGTCACTATGGGGTGCTGGCGGAGGAATGATTATTTACCTTGCTGGTTTAAAAAATATTCCTAGAATGTATTATGAAAGTGCTGAACTGGATGGGGCTAGCTCCATAAAGAAATTTTTATACATTACTCTTCCGTTATTAACACCCACAATCTTCTTCCAATTAATAATGGGTATAATAGGATCATTCCAGATATTTACGCAGGCTTATGTCATGACGGGTGGAGGACCTAACGATTCCACATTGTTCTATTATCTGCATCTGTTCTATAGTGCGTTTAAGCATTGGAAGATGGGTTATGCATGTGCGTTAGCTTGGGTACTGTTTATAATTATCATGTTTTTTACTGTGATTAACTTTACTCTTTCGAAAAAATGGGTACATTATAGCTGA
- a CDS encoding ABC transporter substrate-binding protein has product MKKLLAIILIFMMLLSIGACSSDDSSEESVSKTNEEKSNDDGEPTKIVFWGLNPEQIGSGNKEMIEAFHEAYPNLEIDAQSTPGTEGNNYSTQDVTKLLAAIAAGNPPDVAVLDRFMVSQFASRGALSPLDPYMDQSDFDINEYEGYTVDEVTFDSKVWALPTGTDTRILYWNKEAFRNAGLDPEKPPKTWDELLEYSKKLTAFDADGKIEKIGFIPNYGNSWLYLYGFQNGGQFLSDDGRTAMLNQPEIVEALEFMVEGYDLGGGAEKINTFKQDLQGGADDPFINGIVGMKIDGNWTIGSIARYKPDLDFACAIAPTPDENTDPITWAGGWSYCIPKNAKHAKEGFEAIKYVTTDGMLIQAEASAKYNKEEQGSQYYIPSLAAHKPTAEKLFEKYVEGLDNPALKDAFQVAFDAKSVALHRPVSPVGGILWTEHERAIDKAIYKELTAQEALDAGNEVVQTELDKFWSDYDNK; this is encoded by the coding sequence ATGAAGAAACTACTAGCCATAATCTTAATTTTCATGATGCTGTTAAGTATTGGTGCATGCTCTAGTGATGATAGTAGTGAAGAATCAGTGTCTAAAACAAATGAAGAAAAGAGTAATGATGATGGGGAGCCTACAAAAATTGTTTTCTGGGGGCTAAATCCAGAACAAATAGGATCTGGTAACAAAGAGATGATTGAGGCATTTCATGAAGCTTACCCTAACTTAGAGATTGATGCTCAATCAACACCTGGTACTGAAGGAAATAATTATTCAACACAGGATGTAACCAAACTACTTGCTGCTATTGCAGCTGGAAATCCACCTGATGTTGCTGTACTAGATCGTTTTATGGTTTCTCAGTTTGCTTCACGTGGTGCACTTAGTCCTTTAGATCCTTATATGGATCAGTCTGATTTTGATATAAATGAGTATGAAGGTTATACTGTTGATGAAGTTACATTTGATAGCAAAGTATGGGCGCTTCCAACAGGTACTGATACAAGAATTCTCTATTGGAATAAAGAGGCTTTTAGAAATGCTGGACTAGATCCAGAAAAGCCACCAAAAACATGGGATGAATTATTAGAATATTCTAAAAAACTAACAGCATTTGATGCAGATGGTAAGATCGAAAAAATCGGATTCATACCAAATTACGGAAACAGTTGGCTATATTTATATGGTTTTCAAAATGGGGGGCAATTCTTAAGTGATGATGGTAGAACTGCGATGCTTAACCAACCTGAGATCGTAGAAGCCTTAGAATTTATGGTAGAAGGTTATGATCTTGGAGGTGGTGCAGAAAAAATTAATACATTCAAACAAGACCTACAAGGTGGTGCAGATGATCCATTTATTAATGGAATAGTTGGAATGAAAATTGATGGAAACTGGACTATTGGAAGTATTGCTCGATATAAGCCAGATCTAGACTTTGCATGTGCCATAGCTCCAACACCTGATGAAAATACAGATCCAATAACATGGGCAGGTGGGTGGTCCTATTGCATTCCTAAAAATGCTAAACATGCAAAAGAAGGTTTTGAGGCAATCAAATATGTAACGACTGATGGTATGTTAATTCAAGCCGAAGCCTCAGCAAAATATAATAAGGAAGAACAAGGTAGCCAGTACTATATACCTTCTTTGGCGGCACATAAGCCAACGGCAGAGAAATTGTTTGAAAAATATGTTGAAGGTTTAGATAATCCTGCCCTTAAAGATGCATTCCAAGTAGCATTTGATGCAAAATCAGTTGCATTACATCGTCCTGTTTCTCCTGTTGGTGGTATCCTATGGACTGAGCATGAGAGAGCAATTGATAAGGCTATATATAAAGAATTAACTGCTCAAGAGGCGCTAGACGCTGGGAATGAGGTTGTTCAAACAGAATTAGATAAGTTCTGGTCTGATTATGATAATAAATAA
- a CDS encoding helix-turn-helix domain-containing protein, whose protein sequence is MKSTLKSWICNNLWTDEEINEASQKLTSLDLIFNLGNIHIDILWFRVMYREEKWKIDRHKHSSYEFHLVAQGASKVTTDEGVFVVKAGQFYVTPPETYHLQENLDDIYVEYCLNCSIEELEINASEEFNMVTILKNSKSEAYNDTKNIIGLFQSCLKESMDQEIGYYNAIKSTVIQILIKTTRTINEKYHLDREIHYSIPKKIRKNDERYKNIEVYIRDNISSIKSTKDIATHLYLSEKQICRIVREKRGMSTKELICKVRLERAKELLKETNYSIKNITDLLGFSSQYYFTEFFKKYESFSPSLYRRNIRKIL, encoded by the coding sequence ATGAAAAGTACTTTAAAGAGTTGGATATGCAATAATCTATGGACCGATGAAGAAATCAATGAGGCTTCACAAAAGCTGACCTCTCTTGATCTCATCTTTAACTTAGGTAATATTCATATTGACATACTTTGGTTTAGAGTAATGTATCGAGAGGAAAAGTGGAAAATTGACAGACATAAACATTCCAGTTATGAATTCCATTTAGTCGCCCAAGGTGCTAGTAAAGTAACGACTGATGAAGGGGTTTTTGTTGTAAAAGCAGGTCAGTTTTATGTGACACCACCAGAAACTTATCATCTTCAAGAAAATCTTGATGATATATACGTGGAATATTGTCTCAATTGTAGTATAGAAGAACTTGAAATTAATGCTTCCGAAGAATTTAATATGGTAACCATTTTAAAGAATTCTAAAAGTGAAGCTTATAATGATACAAAAAATATTATTGGTCTTTTTCAATCGTGTCTAAAGGAGTCCATGGATCAAGAAATTGGCTATTATAATGCGATTAAAAGTACTGTTATACAGATACTCATTAAGACAACTCGTACCATTAATGAAAAATATCATCTAGATAGGGAGATTCATTATAGTATCCCTAAAAAAATTAGAAAGAACGATGAACGTTATAAAAACATTGAAGTTTACATAAGAGATAACATAAGTTCTATTAAATCTACAAAAGATATAGCTACACATTTGTATTTAAGTGAAAAACAGATTTGTCGAATTGTTAGGGAGAAAAGGGGGATGTCTACAAAAGAACTAATTTGCAAAGTTAGGCTGGAAAGAGCAAAAGAACTTTTAAAAGAAACAAATTACTCTATTAAGAACATTACTGATTTATTAGGTTTTTCAAGTCAATATTATTTTACAGAATTTTTCAAAAAATACGAGAGTTTTTCCCCATCTCTTTATAGACGAAATATAAGGAAAATATTGTAA
- the trxB gene encoding thioredoxin-disulfide reductase has translation MANTVEKIHDMIIVGSGPAGLTAAIYASRAKLDAIMIDKGMPGGQVLNTYEVDNYPGIPDTTGPELAMKIQEHAMKYDMASVFDEVIDLDLTDKVKKVVTPSNTYYGKTVVVSTGAQWRELGVKGEQEFKGRGVSYCATCDGAFFRDKVVAVVGGGDVAVEDAIYLARFCKKVYLIHRRDELRAVKVLQHKLFETEGVEIIWDTVLEEIKGDDVVKSINLHNKKTDEDSSIEVDGVFIAVGTIPNSDLLKDKVITDEGGYVVTNEGCETSVPGVFAVGDVRKKLLRQVITAASDGATAVYAAEHHMIENF, from the coding sequence TGCTATCTACGCATCTCGTGCAAAGCTTGATGCGATAATGATTGATAAGGGTATGCCTGGAGGTCAGGTTCTCAATACTTATGAGGTCGATAATTACCCAGGAATTCCTGATACAACAGGACCTGAATTAGCTATGAAAATACAAGAGCATGCCATGAAATATGATATGGCTTCTGTTTTTGATGAAGTAATAGATTTAGATCTAACAGATAAAGTAAAGAAAGTTGTAACACCTAGTAATACTTACTATGGTAAGACTGTTGTAGTCTCAACAGGTGCACAATGGAGAGAGCTAGGTGTTAAAGGAGAGCAAGAATTCAAAGGTAGAGGTGTATCTTACTGCGCAACCTGTGACGGAGCCTTCTTTAGAGATAAAGTAGTAGCTGTTGTTGGTGGTGGAGATGTGGCTGTTGAGGATGCTATCTATTTAGCTCGTTTTTGCAAAAAAGTATACTTAATTCATCGTAGAGATGAACTTCGTGCAGTTAAAGTACTTCAACACAAACTATTTGAAACAGAAGGTGTTGAAATTATATGGGATACTGTATTGGAAGAAATTAAAGGCGATGATGTTGTTAAGAGCATCAATCTACACAATAAGAAGACGGATGAAGATTCTAGTATTGAAGTAGATGGTGTTTTTATAGCAGTTGGTACCATTCCCAACTCTGATTTATTAAAAGATAAAGTCATTACTGATGAAGGTGGTTATGTAGTGACCAATGAAGGATGCGAAACAAGTGTTCCAGGAGTCTTCGCAGTTGGTGATGTAAGAAAAAAATTGCTAAGACAGGTCATTACAGCCGCATCTGATGGAGCTACAGCTGTTTATGCAGCAGAACATCATATGATAGAAAACTTTTAG